A genomic segment from Castor canadensis chromosome 1, mCasCan1.hap1v2, whole genome shotgun sequence encodes:
- the LOC109674737 gene encoding olfactory receptor 52A1-like, whose product MYPSNMTVFMPSVLTLIGIPGLESVQCWIGIPFCAMYLIGMIGNSFLLFIIKAEHSLHEPVYIFVGMLGATDIALASSIMPKMLGVIWFHIPEIYFDSCLLQMWLIHTFQGIESGILLAMALDHYVAICYPLRHGTIFTNQLITQMGAFLLARAAILVSPCIVLIKFQHRFQLYHTTVISHSYCEHMAIVKLIVGNIRVNKIYGLFVAFAVAGFDLTFITLSYVQIFITVFRLPQKEARFKAFNTCVAHICVFLQFYLLAFFSFFTHRFGSHIPPYIHILFSSMYLLVPPFLNPLVYGLKTKQIRLNVAKMCST is encoded by the coding sequence ATGTACCCCTCCAACATGACGGTCTTCATGCCTTCTGTGCTGACACTAATTGGTATCCCAGGCCTAGAGTCTGTGCAGTGCTGGATTGGGATCCCATTCTGTGCCATGTATCTCATTGGCATGATTGgaaattctttccttctctttatcaTCAAAGCAGAGCACAGCCTCCATGAGCCTGTGTACATTTTTGTAGGGATGCTAGGAGCCACAGACATTGCACTTGCTAGCAGCATTATGCCCAAGATGCTTGGAGTCATCTGGTTTCATATTCCAGAAATCTACTTTGATTCCTGCTTGCTTCAAATGTGGCTTATCCATACCTTTCAAGGTATAGAGTCAGGCATCCTGCTGGCCATGGCCCTGGACCATTATGTGGCCATCTGCTACCCACTGAGACATGGGACCATCTTCACCAACCAGCTGATCACACAAATGGGAGCTTTCCTACTGGCCAGGGCTGCTATTCTCGTATCCCCATGCATAGTGTTGATAAAGTTTCAGCACCGGTTTCAGTTATATCACACAACAGTCATCTCTCATTCCTACTGTGAGCATATGGCCATTGTGAAACTAATTGTAGGAAATATCAGAGTCAATAAAATCTATGGCTTGTTTGTGGCTTTCGCTGTTGCAGGGTTTGACCTCACATTCATCACATTGTCTTATGTACAGATATTTATCACAGTTTTTCGTTTGCCCCAGAAAGAGGCCAGATTTAAGGCATTTAATACCTGTGTCGCTCACATATGTGTGTTCCTCCAGTTCTACCTCCttgccttcttctccttcttcacacATAGGTTTGGTTCTCACATTCCCCCTTACATCCATATCCTCTTCTCTAGCATGTACTTGCTGGTCCCGCCATTTCTCAATCCACTTGTTTATGGTTTGAAGACCAAGCAGATCCGCTTGAATGTGGCAAAAATGTGTTCTACATAA